The following DNA comes from Sphingopyxis sp. BSN-002.
GCCACGATCCGGCTTTCCTCGACGCGATCGGCATCCAGCGCGAAATAGCGGCGGGTTTGGGGTCGGCACCGGGGTGAGCGCGCACCGGGCGAAAAAAGAAGCCCGTCGGAGAACCGGCGGGCTTCGAGAAACAGGATGACTATGGTGGGTCACCCTGTGCTTGGGTCGCGGACACCGAATGGCCCGCCGCCGATCCGATTGCGCTACCCGATTGGGTAGCATCCGCACTTTTTTCATCGCATTACGCCTTGGCACGGCGCGATTTGCTCCTCTATCATGGCGCACAGCTGCCTATCTCGCCGACCGGGGACAAGCGTGCCGACCGATCCTGTGCCAATCCTGCCGCCCGATACCGATGCGTCCGCCGAATGGGACGTGCTGAACGAGCTGATCGGCGAGATCTATGAATCGGTGCTCCATCCCGAACGCTGGAACGAGACGCTGACGCGGATAACCGGCGCGCTATGCCCGCTCCGCTGGGAATCGGCGTTCATCCTGTGGGAAAGCAATAATCCGCCCCGCGCGCGCTTCGTCGCCGCCTCGGGGCTCGCGGCGGGGCTTCAGGAAATCTACACCGGGGTCTACGCCGGGATGAACACCTGGTCGCGGCGCTTCTCGCGCTATGCGAACGGCAGCGTGGTCGACAGTTACGACATCGTGACGCGCGACGAATTCTATGAAACCGAATTTTTCCGCAATTTCCTGAAGCCTTACGGAATCGACCGGCTCGTCGGGGTGCTACTCGACCGGCGCGGGGGCGAACGGCTCGGGCTGATGCTGCCCGGCCCCGGCGACCGCGACACCGAAAAGCTGAAGCGCGGGCTTCGCGTCCTTGCGCCGCATATCCAGCGGGCGCTGCGGATCAGCGACCGCCTCGCCTCGCTCGAACTCGCTGCAGGCGCCGCTCGCGCCGCCGCGGATGCTGCGCCCTTCGCGATTTTCAGCCTCGACGACCAGCTCGGCATCCTTGCCGCCAACGGCCGCTCCGCACGCTATGAAGAGGCGGGATTCATCCGCTTCGCCGGGAACCGGCTCACCTTCACCCATCCCGCGAGCCAGAAAAAGCTGCTCGATCTGGTGCGCGGCCCGGCGACGACCAGCCTCGCCTTTCAGGCCGTAAACGATGCGGGCGGCGAATGTCCGGTGCTGGCGGCGCGCCTTCCACGCCAAACCGCACAGCGCATGGGCGGTATCGAGCTCGGCGCTTCGCTGATCGTCACGATGGGCAGCGCCGTCGGCGAAACCCCCGTCGTCCAGATCGACCATGTCGCGCAATGGTTCGGCCTCACGCCGGCGGAGGCGCGGCTCGCCGTGGCGCTGGCGCGCGGACAGACGCTGCAGGATTATGCCGCGCTCCGCGCCGTCAGCCTCAACGCCGCCCGGTTCCTGCTCAAAGGAATCTTCCGCAAGACCGGGACGACCAGCCAGGCCCAGCTCCTCGCAACGCTGGCACGGCTCCCGGCCGGCAGCGGATCCTAGGCTGCCAGCACCTTCGCCATCATCCGTTCCTCCTTCTCGACCCACGGCGCAAGGCTCGGGCGCGACAGGATCGCCTCGCTCCAAGCCGCGGTCTTCGGGTGCGTCGCGGCGTCGATGCACGCGCCGCAGTGGCGGAAATTCATCAGCGGTGAAGCGACCGCCAGGTCGGCAAGCGTGAAACGGCCGCCGACCAGATAGCCCGACGCGGGAATCGCGCTTTCCAGATAGGCGAGCAGCTTTGGCAACTCCTCGGCCTCGGCCTGCGCCGCCGCCGCCAGATCGCCTTCGCGGCCGAGGAATTTTGGCGAGACGATGCGGTTGAAGAACATCTTTCCGCTGCACGCGGCGAACACCGTATCGCCGAATTCGTCCCACCAGATCACGCGTCCGCGCTCCTGCGGATCGGCCGGAATCAGGGCCGGCTCGGGGTGTTTCGCTTCCAGATAGTGGATGATCGCGCTCGAATCGGCGAGCAGGAAGCCGTCGTCGTCCATCGCGGGCATTTTCCCGAGCGGCGAGGCGGCGCGGAAACCCGGATCGGGGTCGCCGATTCCGACGCCCTTCAGCTCGAATTCGATCCCTTTTTCGCCCAGATAGCCGAGCAATTTGCGCACGAACGGCGACACCACCGAACCGTAAATGATCATCCCGCAATCTCCCTTTATTCCGGTCTTATAGCATAGGTTAAAGGCCGCGCGCCGCAAGCCGTCCGACACCACCGGAACGGCTGCGAAATAAACTTGCTATCAACCCTTCGGCGTGAAACATCTGCGACCGGAGGGGGGCGCTGCCGCGGCAGCCATCAGGCAGGATTCAACGCATGCGCCCTTCGACCTGGGCAGACCGGCTGCTGGCCCTGCTTGTCCGCTTCGTCGGCCTTGTGATCCTCCTCGCGACGCTCGTCGCAGCGGCGGCGAGCTTTCTCTACAACCAGTCCGAAGAGGGCGATCAGGCGGCTCGCGTCGCGATGCAGGTCAATATGCGGCTGCGCGATCATGTCGCGGTCCTCGAAGGGGTGCGCGCGCTCTACCAGTCGGATCCGAGCTCGAGCGGCCCCGGCATCCGCGCCTACCTCTCGTCGCTCCAGCCGCAGGTGCGGACACCGGGCATGGAGGGTATCGGCATCGCCGCGGCTTTCCCCGCGGCGGCGCCCGAACTGCCCGAGGCACAGCTTCGCCAGAACTACGGCCAGGACATCAGGGTCTGGCCCGCGGCTACCGACCAGAAAATCGGATTCGCGGTCACGCTCGTCGAACCCTATACGCCGCGCCGCCACGTCGCGCTCGGCTTCGACATGTACAGCGATCCGACGCGGCGGGCTGCGATGCGCCGCGCCTGGCAGACCGGCCAGCCCGCCGCGAGCGGGGTCGTTTCGCTCGCGCAGGAAAAGGCGACGACGCACAAGCAAAAGGGTTTCCTGATCTATATTCCGGTCTATGCGCGCCGACCCGCCTCGCCGCTGACCAACGTCGCGACGCGCCCCGGGACACGCCCGATCGAAGCCTTCATCTATGCTCCGTTCCGCGGCCAGGACATGATGAAGGCCGTCCTCGGGGAACAGATCAACGGCATCGACGGGCTCGAAGTCTACGCCGGCGACGGCCCGAAGGCGCAGCTTCTCTATCGTCACGGGCAGGTCGGCTGGGATGCGCACGAACAGAAGCTGCGCGTCGCCGACCGCGAATGGACGATGCGCATCTCCTACGGCCGTTTCTTCGAACGGCTCGGCCGCCCCTTCGCCATCTTCCTCTTCGGCCTTGCTCTCGCGATCCTCGCCACGCAGCTCCACCGCGTCCAGCAGCGCCGCGTCGGCGTGGCGCAGGCACTCGCCGCCGAACAGGCGCGCCATGCCGAAGACCGCGAACTGATGATCGGAGAGATGGCGCACCGCATGAAAAACGCCTTTGCCCGCATCGGCGCGCTCGCCCGCATCACCCTGCGCGAATCCGAAAACCTGCAGGATTTCGAAAAGAGGTTCGACGGCCGCATGCGCGCGCTTTCGGACGCCAAACAGATGCTGGTTACCGGTGCGGTCGACACCGTCGAACTCGGCAAGATCGTCCACCGCGAGCTGGAAATCGCCGGCTGGTCCGGCGAGCGTCTGGCGGCACTCGACGGCCCGGTCGTCCGGCTTGAGGATGAAAGCGCGCAGGCCATCTCGCTCGCGGTCCACGAACTGGTGACAAACAGCATCAAATATGGCGCGCTGTCGGGGCGCGGCGGCGATCTCGCCGTCGGCTGGCGCATCGACGCCGGCGATGTCGAATTCCGCTGGACCGAAACCGGCCTCGCCGCGACGCCCGACATCGGCACCGAAAGCTTTGGCACCCAGTTCATCCGCTCGCTGATCGAGCGGCAATTGAAGGGCAGCTGGGAACGCAGCGCGGTTGACAATGGCCTCGCCATCGTCATTCGCTGGCCGGACGATGGCTCTACCACCTGACGACCGCTGGCATATCTGGATCGATCGCGGCGGCACCTTCACCGACGTCGTCGCGCGCAGCCCCGACGGCGCCGTCGTCACCACCAAATATCTGAGTGAAGACCCCGCCCGCCCCGGCGACGCCGCGGTCAATGCGATCCGCGACCTCACCGGCGCAGGCAGCGGCGACCTGCCGCCGCTCGCGATCCGCATGGGCAGTACCGTCGCGACCAACGCGCTCCTCGAACGCAAGGGCGAGCCGACCTTGCTCGCGATCACGGCAGGCTTCGGCGACGCGCTGACGATCGGCTATCAGGACCGCCCGGAACTCTTCGCGCGCAAACTCGACCGCACGCCCCCGCCGCATGCCGAGGTCGCCGAGATCTCCGAGCGCATCGGACCCGACGGCGCCGTCCTGACCGCGCTTGACGAGCAAGCCGCCCGCGCTTCGCTGCAAGCCGCCCGCGACCGCGGCCTCACCAGCATCGCGATCGTGCTGATGCACGGCTATCGCTACCCCGATCACGAACAACGCCTCGCTGACATCGCCACCGACGTCGGCTTCACCCAAATCTCGACCAGCCACGACGTCAGCGCGCTGATCAAGCTCGTGGGCCGCGGCGACACGACGCTCGCCGACGCCTATCTTTCGCCCGTGCTGCGCCACTATGTCGACCAGTTCGTCGCGCAATTGGGCGACGGCGTCGACCCGCAGTTCATGAAAAGCTCGGGCGGTCTCGCCTCCGCCACCGCTTTCCACGGCCGCGACGCGATCCTCTCGGGTCCCGCGGGCGGCATCGTCGGCATGGTCGGCAGCGCCGCCCCGCTCGGCAAGACCCGCCTCATCGGCTTCGACATGGGCGGCACCTCGACCGACGTCAGTCACTATTCCGGCCGCCTCGAACGCGACAACGAAACGATCGTCGCAGGCACGCGCATCCGCGCCCCGATGCTCCGCATCCACACCGTTGCTGCCGGGGGCGGTTCGATCTGCCGCTGGGACGGCGCGCGCCTGCTCGTCGGCCCCGAGAGCGCCGGCGCGAACCCCGGTCCCGCCGCCTACGGCCGCGGCGGGCCGCTCACCGTCACCGACTGCAACGTCCTGCTCGGCAAGATCCAGCCCGATCATTTCCCGAAGCTCTTCGGCCCGAATGGCGACCAGCCGCTCGACCGCGCGGTCGTCGTGCGCAAATTCGCCGCGATGGCCGCCGAGGTCGGAAACATCACCCCCGAAGCGCTCGCCGAGGGTCTGCTCGCCATCGCGGTCCAGCAGATGGCGAACGCGATCAAGCGCATCACCATCGCGCGCGGCCACGACCTGACGCAGGGCTACAGCCTCACCGGCTTCGGCGGCGCCGCGGGCCAGCATGTGTGTCTCGTCGCCGATGCGCTCGGCGTCGACGAAATCCTGCTTCATCCGCTTGCGGGTGTGCTCTCGGCCTATGGCATGGGCCTCGCCAAACCCTCGGCGATCCGCGAGCGAACGTTGGCGCTCAAACTCGACGGGTATTGCGAAGCTACGCTTGCCGCCACTGAAAGCGAATTGTCGGAACAAGCCCGCGCCGACCTCACCGGCGGCGCCGAAACCGCACGTGAAACCCTGCTCTTCGTCCGCCTGGCCGACAGCGACAATGCGATCGAGCTGCCGCTCGCATCGCCCGCCGAGGTAGCGGCCGCCTTCGCCGCAGCCTTCCGCCAGCGCTTCGGCTACGCCCCGCACGCCAATCTGGTCGTCGACCGCATCCGTGTCGAGCTGACCGAGAGCGGCGAAGCTCCCGCAACCCTGCCCCCGCCTGAGGCAACGGCAGGCACGCCCCCCGAAAGCGCTACCGCTTGGCTTGCCGGGGCGGCGCACACCATCCCTCTTCACCAGCGTGAAGCACTGGCTGTGGGTGCCAGCGTCGCCGGCCCCGCGATCATCATCGACCCGCTCTCGACCACCATCGTCGAACCCGGCTGGCGTGCCGAGGTCCAGCACGAAGGCACACTGCTCCTGGCCCGCACCCACTCGGTCGAGACGCACGCCGCTGCATCCGGCGACTTCGCCACCCCCGACCCCGTCCGCCTCGAAATCTTCAACAGCCTGTTCATGGCGATCGCCGAGGAAATGGGGGGCGCGCTCCAGCACAGCGCCTCGTCGATCAACATCCGCGAGCGACTCGATTTCTCCTGCGCGCTCTTCGACGGCGAAGGCCGGCTCGTCGCCAACGCGCCGCACATGCCTGTCCACCTCGGTTCGATGGGCGAGAGCGTCCGCACCATCCTCCGCCAGCGCACCGCCGACGGCCGCGGCATCCGGCGCGGCGACGCCTACGCCCTCAACGCACCCTACGACGGCGGGACCCACCTGCCCGACATCACCGTCATCATGCCCGTGTTCGTGGCCAAAGAATACGAGGAGAGCGATGCGCCGAGCTTCTTCGTCGCCGCGCGCGGCCACCACGCCGACCTCGGCGGCATCGCGCCCGGATCGATGCCCCCCGACAGCCGGAGCATCGCCGACGAGGGCATCCTCTTCGACAATGTCCTGATCGTCGACGACGGAAACTTCCTCGACGCCGCCGTCCACGCGCACCTTACCGCCGGCGACTGGCCCGCGCGTAACCCCGGGCTCAACATCGCCGACCTGAAAGCACAGGTCGCCGCCTGCCAGCGCGGCGCCAGCGCGCTCGTCGACCTCTCGGCCGCGCACGGTGCCGCCACCGTCGCGGCCTATATGGCGCATGGGCAGCGCCAAGCCGAGGCCGCGGTCCGCCAGCTCATCGCGCGCCTCGAAGACGGCACCTTCACCTACGCGATGGACAATGGCGCCAAGGTCGCCGTCGCAGTAAAGGTCGACCGCAAGGCCCGCCACGTCACCATCGACTTCACCGGCTCGTCGGCAACCTTGCCCGACAATTTCAACGCGCCCGCCCCCGTGGTCCGCGCCGCAGTCCTCTACGTCCTGCGCACGATGCTCGACGACCCGATCCCGATGAACGAGGGCTGCCTCACCCCCGTCACGCTGATCGTCCCCGAAGACTCGATGCTCTCGCCGCGCTACCCTGCCGCGGTCGTCGCGGGCAATGTCGAGACGAGCCAGGTCATCACCGACGCGCTTTTCATCGCCTTCGGTGCGATGGCCGGGGCGCAGGGGACGATGAACAATTTCACCTTCGGCAACGACGCGCATCAATATTACGAGACGATCGCCGGCGGCTCGGGCGCCGGCCCCGGCTTCGACGGCACCAGCGTCATCCAGACGCATATGACCAACAGCCGCATGACCGACCCCGAAGTGATGGAAACGCGCTTCCCCGTCATCGTCGAGCAATTCTCGATCCGCAAAGGTTCGGGCGGCGCCGGCCGCTGGCATGGCGGCGACGGCGCCACCCGCCGCATCCGCTTCCGCGAAGCAATGGCCGCGAACATCCTCGCGAACCGGCGGCAGATTGCCCCCAGCGGTCTCGCGGGCGGCGAAGACGCCGCGCCCGGCCGCAACTGGGTCGAACGGGTAGACGGCCGCATCGAAATCCTCGCGGCCACCGGCAGCGCCGACCTCGCCGCGGGCGATGCCTTCGTGATCGAAACGCCCGGCGGCGGCGGTTACGGGAAATCAGGGGAGAGATAATTTGGCGACGGCGCGGTCTACCCCACGCGGGGACGACGGAATGAAGGGGTACCGATCATGCTCGTCCTGATCGGCATCGCGATCATCATCGCGGGCTTCCTGCTCCGCTTCAATCCGCTGCTCGTCATCATGGCCTCGGCGCTCGCGACCGGGCTCGCCGCAGGGCTCGATATCGCCGCGATCGTCGCCGCCTTCGGCAAGGCGTTCAACGACACGCGCTATGTCTCGATCATCTGGATCGTCCTCCCCGTCATTGGCCTGCTCGAGGCTTATGGCCTCCAGCAGCACGCCCGCAGCCTGATCGACCGCATGAAGGGCACGACGCTCGGACGCCTGCTCACCGGCTACCTGCTGCTCCGGCAGGCGCTGTCGGCGGTCGGCCTCACCTCGGTCGCGGGGCATGCGCAGACCGTCCGCCCGCTCGTCGCGCCGATGGCCGAAGCCGCCGCCGAAGCAAGGAACGACGCCCTCACCGAAGACCAACGCGAGGAAGTGAAAGCCTTTGCTGCCGCAACCGACAATGTCGGCCTCTTCTTCGGCGAGGATATCTTCCTCGCGATCGGCTCGATCCTGCTAATGAAAGGCCTGCTCGACGGCTATGGCTATCAGATCGAGCCGCTGCACTTCTCGCTCTGGGCGATTCCGACCGCGATCGCCGCTTTCCTGATCCACGGCTTCCGCCTCCGACGCCTCGAAAAGCGGATGAAGAAGCGGGAGGCTGGCGCATGATCACGCTCGGCTTCGTCTATGTCCTCGCGGGACTGACCTTCGCTGCTTTCGCGCTGCTCGGCCTCGCGGACCGCAGCAACCCCAAGCGCTTCGGCAATGCCGCCTTCTGGGGGCTGATGGCGGCCTCGATGCTCGCCGGCGACCATCTCGGCGATTTCGGCAACGGGCTGCTCGTCCTCGCCCTGGTCGCGATCGCCGGTACCGGCCAGATCGGCCGCGCCCCGGGCGGCGAGGTGCCGGCCGACCTGCAGACCGAACGCGCCGGAACGCACGGCAACTTCCTGTTGCTCATCGCGCTGATCATCCCCGTCGTCGCACTCGCGGGGACCTTCGTCTTCAAATGGGTTCCCGGTCTTGCCGATCCCAAGCAGGCAACACTGATCTCGCTGGCGATCGGGGTGCTCATCGCGCTCGCGGTCGGCATGGCGAGGCTCCGCCCCCCCGCCCCCCTCCCGCTCCAGCAAGGCCGCCGCCTGCTCGACGCGGTCGGCTGGGCGGCGATCCTGCCGCAGATGCTCGCCAGC
Coding sequences within:
- a CDS encoding glutathione S-transferase family protein; the protein is MIIYGSVVSPFVRKLLGYLGEKGIEFELKGVGIGDPDPGFRAASPLGKMPAMDDDGFLLADSSAIIHYLEAKHPEPALIPADPQERGRVIWWDEFGDTVFAACSGKMFFNRIVSPKFLGREGDLAAAAQAEAEELPKLLAYLESAIPASGYLVGGRFTLADLAVASPLMNFRHCGACIDAATHPKTAAWSEAILSRPSLAPWVEKEERMMAKVLAA
- a CDS encoding CHASE domain-containing protein, with the protein product MRPSTWADRLLALLVRFVGLVILLATLVAAAASFLYNQSEEGDQAARVAMQVNMRLRDHVAVLEGVRALYQSDPSSSGPGIRAYLSSLQPQVRTPGMEGIGIAAAFPAAAPELPEAQLRQNYGQDIRVWPAATDQKIGFAVTLVEPYTPRRHVALGFDMYSDPTRRAAMRRAWQTGQPAASGVVSLAQEKATTHKQKGFLIYIPVYARRPASPLTNVATRPGTRPIEAFIYAPFRGQDMMKAVLGEQINGIDGLEVYAGDGPKAQLLYRHGQVGWDAHEQKLRVADREWTMRISYGRFFERLGRPFAIFLFGLALAILATQLHRVQQRRVGVAQALAAEQARHAEDRELMIGEMAHRMKNAFARIGALARITLRESENLQDFEKRFDGRMRALSDAKQMLVTGAVDTVELGKIVHRELEIAGWSGERLAALDGPVVRLEDESAQAISLAVHELVTNSIKYGALSGRGGDLAVGWRIDAGDVEFRWTETGLAATPDIGTESFGTQFIRSLIERQLKGSWERSAVDNGLAIVIRWPDDGSTT
- a CDS encoding hydantoinase B/oxoprolinase family protein is translated as MALPPDDRWHIWIDRGGTFTDVVARSPDGAVVTTKYLSEDPARPGDAAVNAIRDLTGAGSGDLPPLAIRMGSTVATNALLERKGEPTLLAITAGFGDALTIGYQDRPELFARKLDRTPPPHAEVAEISERIGPDGAVLTALDEQAARASLQAARDRGLTSIAIVLMHGYRYPDHEQRLADIATDVGFTQISTSHDVSALIKLVGRGDTTLADAYLSPVLRHYVDQFVAQLGDGVDPQFMKSSGGLASATAFHGRDAILSGPAGGIVGMVGSAAPLGKTRLIGFDMGGTSTDVSHYSGRLERDNETIVAGTRIRAPMLRIHTVAAGGGSICRWDGARLLVGPESAGANPGPAAYGRGGPLTVTDCNVLLGKIQPDHFPKLFGPNGDQPLDRAVVVRKFAAMAAEVGNITPEALAEGLLAIAVQQMANAIKRITIARGHDLTQGYSLTGFGGAAGQHVCLVADALGVDEILLHPLAGVLSAYGMGLAKPSAIRERTLALKLDGYCEATLAATESELSEQARADLTGGAETARETLLFVRLADSDNAIELPLASPAEVAAAFAAAFRQRFGYAPHANLVVDRIRVELTESGEAPATLPPPEATAGTPPESATAWLAGAAHTIPLHQREALAVGASVAGPAIIIDPLSTTIVEPGWRAEVQHEGTLLLARTHSVETHAAASGDFATPDPVRLEIFNSLFMAIAEEMGGALQHSASSINIRERLDFSCALFDGEGRLVANAPHMPVHLGSMGESVRTILRQRTADGRGIRRGDAYALNAPYDGGTHLPDITVIMPVFVAKEYEESDAPSFFVAARGHHADLGGIAPGSMPPDSRSIADEGILFDNVLIVDDGNFLDAAVHAHLTAGDWPARNPGLNIADLKAQVAACQRGASALVDLSAAHGAATVAAYMAHGQRQAEAAVRQLIARLEDGTFTYAMDNGAKVAVAVKVDRKARHVTIDFTGSSATLPDNFNAPAPVVRAAVLYVLRTMLDDPIPMNEGCLTPVTLIVPEDSMLSPRYPAAVVAGNVETSQVITDALFIAFGAMAGAQGTMNNFTFGNDAHQYYETIAGGSGAGPGFDGTSVIQTHMTNSRMTDPEVMETRFPVIVEQFSIRKGSGGAGRWHGGDGATRRIRFREAMAANILANRRQIAPSGLAGGEDAAPGRNWVERVDGRIEILAATGSADLAAGDAFVIETPGGGGYGKSGER
- a CDS encoding DUF969 domain-containing protein translates to MLVLIGIAIIIAGFLLRFNPLLVIMASALATGLAAGLDIAAIVAAFGKAFNDTRYVSIIWIVLPVIGLLEAYGLQQHARSLIDRMKGTTLGRLLTGYLLLRQALSAVGLTSVAGHAQTVRPLVAPMAEAAAEARNDALTEDQREEVKAFAAATDNVGLFFGEDIFLAIGSILLMKGLLDGYGYQIEPLHFSLWAIPTAIAAFLIHGFRLRRLEKRMKKREAGA
- a CDS encoding DUF979 domain-containing protein; this encodes MITLGFVYVLAGLTFAAFALLGLADRSNPKRFGNAAFWGLMAASMLAGDHLGDFGNGLLVLALVAIAGTGQIGRAPGGEVPADLQTERAGTHGNFLLLIALIIPVVALAGTFVFKWVPGLADPKQATLISLAIGVLIALAVGMARLRPPAPLPLQQGRRLLDAVGWAAILPQMLASLGAVFALAGVGEVVGGLIGGTIPEGSLFGAVLAFGLGMALFTMVMGNAFAAFPVMMAAVGLPLLIKHYNGDPAVIAAIGMLAGFCGTLMTPMAANFNLVPAALLELKSPYGVIRAQIGTALPLLAVNILFIWLFAF